A portion of the Magnolia sinica isolate HGM2019 chromosome 17, MsV1, whole genome shotgun sequence genome contains these proteins:
- the LOC131231659 gene encoding uncharacterized protein LOC131231659 isoform X1, whose translation MQVNVRKMLWACLVSGIEWISTEIKATQGENATQVKSTCSSPFPIIKIPLQMDKEPQDNVLEPVTTHPNTSSMEKETNHQSKNDFEEGSDFELHEDGGQENDAWNPEGCGENVLTRQGNGNDLQEFFSPQPLKNAELPNNINPVCGNEGPVIRTNGDENEEDLSDLRSVEDVAELSTYHYLPVGEQIDEKLR comes from the exons ATGCAAGTGAATGTCAGGAAGATGTTATGGGCGTGCTTGGtcagtggaattgaatg GATATCAACTGAGATTAAAGCTACTCAGGGCGAGAATGCAACTCAGGTGAAATCCACATGTTCATCTCCATTTCCAATCATCAAGATACCATTGCAGATGGACAAAGAGCCTCAAGATAATGTTTTAGAACCGGTGACAACTCATCCCAACACTAGTAGCATGGAAAAAG AAACCAACCACCAAAGCAAAAATGACTTTGAGGAGGGTTCGGATTTTGAACTGCACGAGGATGGTGGACAGGAGAATGATGCGTGGAATCCAGAGGGTTGTGGAGAGAATGTATTAACAAGACAAGGCAATGGAAATGATCTCCAAGAGTTCTTTAGTCCACAACCTCTCAAAAATGCCGAATTGCCAAACAACATCAACCCTGTTTGTGGGAATGAGGGTCCAGTGATCAGAACCAACGGTGATGAAAATGAGGAAGACCTCTCCGATCTTCGATCGGTTGAGGATGTTGCAGAATTGAGTACTTACCATTATTTGCCAGTGGGTGAGCAGATTGATGAGAAGCTGAGGTGA
- the LOC131231428 gene encoding probable leucine-rich repeat receptor-like protein kinase At1g35710 isoform X1 — translation MAIHKSLPFAFLLILLAFLSFQAKSFATSAPSSTLSEVEALMKWKSSLSASQALHSWSLPSANSTTNIISPCNWPGISCNILGSVTRISLPSLGLEGKLDNLSFPSFPNLLHLDLSDNTLIGTIPAHLAPLYKLTSLNLSANEIIGSIPLEIGNLVNLNELDLSINHLDGSIPSTLRNLTKLSILYLDQNQISGSIPSQIGNLQALVELTLFQNNLTGPIPPALGNLTKLTFLYLFENQISGSIPLEVGNLKSLNELALYSNNLTGPIPPALGNLSNLKKLYLGSIPPETGNLVNLRKLDMPTNLLIGSIPSTLGNLSMLTVLHLYKNQFSGSIPPEIGNLVNLRDLDMSINLLTGSIPSTLGNLSMLTVLHLSENQFSGSILPEIGNLVNLMDLKMSNNLLTGSIPSTLGNLTKLTVLYLDDCQLSGSLPQEMTNMANLSQLQLDGNNFSGHLPQLCHGGSLEVFTAFNNHFTGEIPRTFRNCTSLRRVRLNGNRLAANVSEAFGVYPHLIFMDVSDNMLFGELSPHWGECQNLTKLQLSGNNITGRIPPEIGQLGQLRVLDLSSNHLVGEIPKEFGRLTFLFNLTLNDNQLSGQLPQEIGNLSNLEILDLSMNHLSGPIPPQLGDCSKLHFLKLSENVLNGSIPFQIGNLVYLQGLLDLSHNSLNGKIPPQLAKLVSLENLNLSHNMLSSSIPPSFDGMVSLQYIDFSYNVLEGPLPSSKVFQKALAEAFIKNKGLCGEVQGLRPCNASSISHGDARKRHKVVILIILLFSVLFLLFAIVGIISSNYYLRRRRRIEKGVLEMSKGNTFSTWNYDGIATFEDIAEATEGFHDKYCIGTGGYGKVYKANLPAGHVVAVKKLHPLEDGNQSDQRSFRNEIKALTEIRHRNIVKLYAFCSHARCSFLIYEYMERGSLASVLCNDEEAAQLDWTLRVNVIKGVAHALSYMHHDCTVPIVHRDLSSNNVLLNSELEASVSDFGAARLLIPDSSNWTALAGTCGYIAPELAYTMRVTEKCDVYSFGVVALEVMMGSHPGELISSLSSSSGQDTLLKDMLDQRLSDPMADVAQEVLFVVSMALACIRPDPDSRPTMRHVAQELSIRGPSFSLQPFHAVTLRQLMDLKV, via the exons ATGGCCATACACAAATCTCTCCCCTTTGCTTTTCTACTCATTTTGTTagcctttctttctttccaagcAAAATCATTTGCAACATCAGCACCATCATCCACACTCTCAGAAGTAGAGGCTCTCATGAAATGGAAATCCAGCCTCTCAGCATCACAAGCTCTCCATTCATGGTCTCTTCCTTCTGCTAATTCTACCACCAACATAATCTCTCCTTGCAACTGGCCTGGGATCTCATGCAACATCCTTGGAAGTGTCACAAGGATAAGCCTACCGAGTCTGGGTTTGGAAGGTAAGCTCGATAACTTGAGTTTCCCGTCATTTCCAAACCTCCTTCATCTTGATCTCAGCGACAACACACTCATAGGAACCATTCCAGCCCATCTTGCACCTCTTTACAAACTCACGTCCCTGAATCTGTCTGCAAATGAAATAATTGGATCAATACCTCTGGAAATAGGGaatcttgtgaatttgaatgagcttgacttgtccattaaccatctagatggttccatcccttccactttaAGAAATCTAACAAAGCTTTCCATCTTGTACCTGGACCAAAATCAAATCTCTGGCTCCATTCCTTCACAAATCGGGAATCTACAAGCTCTGGTTGAGTTGACATTGTTCcaaaacaatctgactggtccgatccctcctgctttgg ggaacttgacaAAGCTAACTTTCCTCTACCTCTTTgagaatcaaatttctggttctattCCTCTAGAAGTTGGGAATTTAAAGAGTCTCAATGAGTTAGCATTGTACAGTAACAATCTAACTGGTCCcatccctcctgctttaggtaacTTGAGCAACCTTAAAAAATTGTATCTTGGTTCAATTCCACCAGAAACAGGGAATCTGGTTAATCTCAGAAAGCTTGACATGCCCACTAACCTTCTAataggttctatcccttccactttaggaaacTTGTCCATGCTCACTGTTCTTCATCTGTACAAAAATCAATTCTCTGGTTCTATTCCTCCAGAAATAGGGAATCTGGTTAATCTCAGGGATCTTGACATGTCCATtaaccttctaacaggttctatcccttcaaCTTTAGGAAACTTGTCCATGCTCACTGTTCTTCATCTGTCCGAAAATCAATTCTCTGGTTCAATTCTACCAGAAATAGGGAATCTGGTTaatctcatggatcttaagaTGTCCAAtaaccttctaacaggttctatcccttccactttagggaacttgacCAAGCTTACTGTTTTGTACCTTGATGACTGTCAATTATCTGGTTCCTTGCCTCAAGAAATGACAAACATGGCAAATCTTTCTCAACTCCAGTTGGATGGCAACAACTTCTCTGGCCATTTACCTCAGTTATGCCACGGTGGATCTCTTGAAGTCTTCACTGCTTTCAACAACCATTTCACCGGTGAGATCCCAAGAACCTTCAGAAACTGCACTAGCTTAAGGAGAGTGCGACTCAATGGAAACCGACTTGCTGCAAATGTATCGGAAGCCTTTGGTGTATACCCTCACCTCATATTCATGGATGTCAGTGACAACATGTTGTTTGGTGAACTCTCACCACATTGGGGAGAATGCCAAAACTTAACAAAGCTACAACTCTCCGGGAACAATATCACTGGTAGAATTCCTCCTGAGATTGGGCAGTTGGGGCAGCTAAGAGTGCTTGATCTTTCGTCAAACCATTTAGTAGGAGAGATTCCAAAGGAATTCGGGAGGCTGACTTTTTTGTTCAACTTGACTTTAAACGATAACCAGCTTTCTGGTCAGTTACCACAAGAGATTGGAAATCTATCCAATTTGGAGATTCTGGATCTATCAATGAATCACCTAAGTGGTCCAATACCACCTCAATTAGGGGATTGCTCCAAACTCCATTTTCTGAAATTGAGTGAAAACGTTTTGAATGGAAGCATTCCTTTTCAGATTGGTAACCTAGTATACCTACAGGGCTTACTAGATctaagtcataactccctcaatggAAAGATACCTCCACAACTCGCGAAATTGGTTAGTCTGGAAAATTTAAACCTCTCTCACAACATGTTGTCAAGTTCCATTCCGCCTTCTTTTGATGGGATGGTCAGCTTACAATAtattgatttttcatacaatgttTTGGAAGGTCCTCTTCCTAGCAGCAAAGTCTTTCAGAAGGCTCTGGCAGAGGCATTCATAAAAAACAAAGGCTTATGTGGTGAAGTGCAAGGTTTGCGACCTTGCAATGCCTCTTCAATAAGTCATGGTGATGCAAGGAAACGCCACAAAGTTGTGATCCTCATTATTCTTCTCTTCTCAGTATTGTTTCTTTTATTTGCAATTGTTGGCATAATTTCTTCCAATTATTATctaagacgaagaagaagaatagagaaaGGGGTTCTTGAAATGAGCAAAGGAAATACATTTTCAACATGGAATTATGATGGGATTGCCACGTTTGAAGACATTGCGGAGGCGACAGAGGGTTTTCATGACAAATATTGCATTGGAACTGGAGGGTATGGGAAAGTTTACAAAGCAAATCTACCAGCAGGCCATGTagtagctgtgaagaaacttCACCCACTCGAAGATGGGAATCAATCTGATCAAAGAAGTTTTAGGAATGAGATAAAAGCATTAACGGAAATCCGTCATCGCAACATTGTAAAACTTTATGCCTTCTGTTCCCATGCTCGATGCTCATTTCTAATCTACGAGTACATGGAAAGGGGAAGCTTGGCAAGCGTCCTATGCAACGATGAAGAAGCTGCACAGTTGGACTGGACTTTGAGGGTGAATGTTATTAAAGGTGTGGCTCATGCTTTATCTTACATGCATCATGATTGTACCGTGCCGATTGTCCATCGAGACCTATCAAGCAACAATGTTCTGTTGAATTCAGAACTTGAGGCTAGTGTCTCTGACTTTGGAGCTGCACGATTGTTGATACCCGATTCCTCAAATTGGACTGCACTCGCAGGCACTTGCGGATACATCGCTCCGG AGCTTGCATATACAATGAGGGTGACTGAAAAATGTGACGTATATAGCTTTGGTGTTGTGGCACTTGAAGTGATGATGGGAAGTCATCCTGGGGAGCTCATCTCCTCTTTGTCATCATCAAGTGGACAAGATACACTGCTAAAAGATATGTTGGACCAACGTCTCTCAGATCCGATGGCTGATGTTGCACAGGAAGTCTTATTTGTGGTATCCATGGCTCTTGCATGCATTCGGCCAGATCCAGACTCTCGGCCAACCATGCGACATGTGGCTCAGGAGCTTTCTATTAGAGGGCCTTCTTTCTCTCTACAGCCATTCCATGCAGTTACATTACGTCAACTGATGGATCTGAAGGTATAG
- the LOC131231659 gene encoding uncharacterized protein LOC131231659 isoform X2, with translation MSGRCYGRAWISTEIKATQGENATQVKSTCSSPFPIIKIPLQMDKEPQDNVLEPVTTHPNTSSMEKETNHQSKNDFEEGSDFELHEDGGQENDAWNPEGCGENVLTRQGNGNDLQEFFSPQPLKNAELPNNINPVCGNEGPVIRTNGDENEEDLSDLRSVEDVAELSTYHYLPVGEQIDEKLR, from the exons ATGTCAGGAAGATGTTATGGGCGTGCTTG GATATCAACTGAGATTAAAGCTACTCAGGGCGAGAATGCAACTCAGGTGAAATCCACATGTTCATCTCCATTTCCAATCATCAAGATACCATTGCAGATGGACAAAGAGCCTCAAGATAATGTTTTAGAACCGGTGACAACTCATCCCAACACTAGTAGCATGGAAAAAG AAACCAACCACCAAAGCAAAAATGACTTTGAGGAGGGTTCGGATTTTGAACTGCACGAGGATGGTGGACAGGAGAATGATGCGTGGAATCCAGAGGGTTGTGGAGAGAATGTATTAACAAGACAAGGCAATGGAAATGATCTCCAAGAGTTCTTTAGTCCACAACCTCTCAAAAATGCCGAATTGCCAAACAACATCAACCCTGTTTGTGGGAATGAGGGTCCAGTGATCAGAACCAACGGTGATGAAAATGAGGAAGACCTCTCCGATCTTCGATCGGTTGAGGATGTTGCAGAATTGAGTACTTACCATTATTTGCCAGTGGGTGAGCAGATTGATGAGAAGCTGAGGTGA
- the LOC131231428 gene encoding MDIS1-interacting receptor like kinase 2-like isoform X2, with amino-acid sequence MKLDLSINHLNGSIPSTLGNLTKLSILYLDQNQISGSIPSQIGNLQALVELTLFQNNLTGPIPPALGNLTKLTFLYLFENQISGSIPLEVGNLKSLNELALYSNNLTGPIPPALGNLSNLKKLYLGSIPPETGNLVNLRKLDMPTNLLIGSIPSTLGNLSMLTVLHLYKNQFSGSIPPEIGNLVNLRDLDMSINLLTGSIPSTLGNLSMLTVLHLSENQFSGSILPEIGNLVNLMDLKMSNNLLTGSIPSTLGNLTKLTVLYLDDCQLSGSLPQEMTNMANLSQLQLDGNNFSGHLPQLCHGGSLEVFTAFNNHFTGEIPRTFRNCTSLRRVRLNGNRLAANVSEAFGVYPHLIFMDVSDNMLFGELSPHWGECQNLTKLQLSGNNITGRIPPEIGQLGQLRVLDLSSNHLVGEIPKEFGRLTFLFNLTLNDNQLSGQLPQEIGNLSNLEILDLSMNHLSGPIPPQLGDCSKLHFLKLSENVLNGSIPFQIGNLVYLQGLLDLSHNSLNGKIPPQLAKLVSLENLNLSHNMLSSSIPPSFDGMVSLQYIDFSYNVLEGPLPSSKVFQKALAEAFIKNKGLCGEVQGLRPCNASSISHGDARKRHKVVILIILLFSVLFLLFAIVGIISSNYYLRRRRRIEKGVLEMSKGNTFSTWNYDGIATFEDIAEATEGFHDKYCIGTGGYGKVYKANLPAGHVVAVKKLHPLEDGNQSDQRSFRNEIKALTEIRHRNIVKLYAFCSHARCSFLIYEYMERGSLASVLCNDEEAAQLDWTLRVNVIKGVAHALSYMHHDCTVPIVHRDLSSNNVLLNSELEASVSDFGAARLLIPDSSNWTALAGTCGYIAPELAYTMRVTEKCDVYSFGVVALEVMMGSHPGELISSLSSSSGQDTLLKDMLDQRLSDPMADVAQEVLFVVSMALACIRPDPDSRPTMRHVAQELSIRGPSFSLQPFHAVTLRQLMDLKV; translated from the exons ATGAAGCTTGACTTGTCCATTAACCATTTAAATGGttccatcccttccactttaggaaatCTGACAAAGCTTTCCATCTTGTACCTGGACCAAAATCAAATCTCTGGCTCCATTCCTTCACAAATCGGAAATCTACAAGCTCTGGTTGAGTTGACATTGTTCCAAAATAATCTGACTGGTCCtatccctcctgctttag ggaacttgacaAAGCTAACTTTCCTCTACCTCTTTgagaatcaaatttctggttctattCCTCTAGAAGTTGGGAATTTAAAGAGTCTCAATGAGTTAGCATTGTACAGTAACAATCTAACTGGTCCcatccctcctgctttaggtaacTTGAGCAACCTTAAAAAATTGTATCTTGGTTCAATTCCACCAGAAACAGGGAATCTGGTTAATCTCAGAAAGCTTGACATGCCCACTAACCTTCTAataggttctatcccttccactttaggaaacTTGTCCATGCTCACTGTTCTTCATCTGTACAAAAATCAATTCTCTGGTTCTATTCCTCCAGAAATAGGGAATCTGGTTAATCTCAGGGATCTTGACATGTCCATtaaccttctaacaggttctatcccttcaaCTTTAGGAAACTTGTCCATGCTCACTGTTCTTCATCTGTCCGAAAATCAATTCTCTGGTTCAATTCTACCAGAAATAGGGAATCTGGTTaatctcatggatcttaagaTGTCCAAtaaccttctaacaggttctatcccttccactttagggaacttgacCAAGCTTACTGTTTTGTACCTTGATGACTGTCAATTATCTGGTTCCTTGCCTCAAGAAATGACAAACATGGCAAATCTTTCTCAACTCCAGTTGGATGGCAACAACTTCTCTGGCCATTTACCTCAGTTATGCCACGGTGGATCTCTTGAAGTCTTCACTGCTTTCAACAACCATTTCACCGGTGAGATCCCAAGAACCTTCAGAAACTGCACTAGCTTAAGGAGAGTGCGACTCAATGGAAACCGACTTGCTGCAAATGTATCGGAAGCCTTTGGTGTATACCCTCACCTCATATTCATGGATGTCAGTGACAACATGTTGTTTGGTGAACTCTCACCACATTGGGGAGAATGCCAAAACTTAACAAAGCTACAACTCTCCGGGAACAATATCACTGGTAGAATTCCTCCTGAGATTGGGCAGTTGGGGCAGCTAAGAGTGCTTGATCTTTCGTCAAACCATTTAGTAGGAGAGATTCCAAAGGAATTCGGGAGGCTGACTTTTTTGTTCAACTTGACTTTAAACGATAACCAGCTTTCTGGTCAGTTACCACAAGAGATTGGAAATCTATCCAATTTGGAGATTCTGGATCTATCAATGAATCACCTAAGTGGTCCAATACCACCTCAATTAGGGGATTGCTCCAAACTCCATTTTCTGAAATTGAGTGAAAACGTTTTGAATGGAAGCATTCCTTTTCAGATTGGTAACCTAGTATACCTACAGGGCTTACTAGATctaagtcataactccctcaatggAAAGATACCTCCACAACTCGCGAAATTGGTTAGTCTGGAAAATTTAAACCTCTCTCACAACATGTTGTCAAGTTCCATTCCGCCTTCTTTTGATGGGATGGTCAGCTTACAATAtattgatttttcatacaatgttTTGGAAGGTCCTCTTCCTAGCAGCAAAGTCTTTCAGAAGGCTCTGGCAGAGGCATTCATAAAAAACAAAGGCTTATGTGGTGAAGTGCAAGGTTTGCGACCTTGCAATGCCTCTTCAATAAGTCATGGTGATGCAAGGAAACGCCACAAAGTTGTGATCCTCATTATTCTTCTCTTCTCAGTATTGTTTCTTTTATTTGCAATTGTTGGCATAATTTCTTCCAATTATTATctaagacgaagaagaagaatagagaaaGGGGTTCTTGAAATGAGCAAAGGAAATACATTTTCAACATGGAATTATGATGGGATTGCCACGTTTGAAGACATTGCGGAGGCGACAGAGGGTTTTCATGACAAATATTGCATTGGAACTGGAGGGTATGGGAAAGTTTACAAAGCAAATCTACCAGCAGGCCATGTagtagctgtgaagaaacttCACCCACTCGAAGATGGGAATCAATCTGATCAAAGAAGTTTTAGGAATGAGATAAAAGCATTAACGGAAATCCGTCATCGCAACATTGTAAAACTTTATGCCTTCTGTTCCCATGCTCGATGCTCATTTCTAATCTACGAGTACATGGAAAGGGGAAGCTTGGCAAGCGTCCTATGCAACGATGAAGAAGCTGCACAGTTGGACTGGACTTTGAGGGTGAATGTTATTAAAGGTGTGGCTCATGCTTTATCTTACATGCATCATGATTGTACCGTGCCGATTGTCCATCGAGACCTATCAAGCAACAATGTTCTGTTGAATTCAGAACTTGAGGCTAGTGTCTCTGACTTTGGAGCTGCACGATTGTTGATACCCGATTCCTCAAATTGGACTGCACTCGCAGGCACTTGCGGATACATCGCTCCGG AGCTTGCATATACAATGAGGGTGACTGAAAAATGTGACGTATATAGCTTTGGTGTTGTGGCACTTGAAGTGATGATGGGAAGTCATCCTGGGGAGCTCATCTCCTCTTTGTCATCATCAAGTGGACAAGATACACTGCTAAAAGATATGTTGGACCAACGTCTCTCAGATCCGATGGCTGATGTTGCACAGGAAGTCTTATTTGTGGTATCCATGGCTCTTGCATGCATTCGGCCAGATCCAGACTCTCGGCCAACCATGCGACATGTGGCTCAGGAGCTTTCTATTAGAGGGCCTTCTTTCTCTCTACAGCCATTCCATGCAGTTACATTACGTCAACTGATGGATCTGAAGGTATAG